A stretch of Ranitomeya variabilis isolate aRanVar5 chromosome 3, aRanVar5.hap1, whole genome shotgun sequence DNA encodes these proteins:
- the LOC143815510 gene encoding uncharacterized protein LOC143815510 — protein sequence MAGRKRDPIWVHFVEMPAADLGKKGARAKCKYCQKDIQGLVCHLKSYYENCNQKGNEDVDSDTTNVNEPPQLLMHQEPSTRSNMACAARDNQYLGTTSTKQPKKKLCVQSVEKFILKTTTSQKEHFDELIAKFIFATNSSFRLVEHPLFVQMIEGIRPGYKPPSRFDISGKHLQAVYDIERAACTKYLKDKVVNMSLDGWSNIHNDPIICTCVTTEDGETYLTDTIDTSGNSHTAEYLLEIAKNSIHQCQEQFGCKVRSLVTDNASNVAKMREELAHEDDTNVITYGCSAHLLHLLAKDLHISGVKEHVVEIVKYFRNNHFAHATYKEMGGLKLVLPQDVRWNTLADCLELFINNWSKLLSICETHRDKIDANIRSKVLNLGVKRNAEDLLERLKPISIALDKMQKDTATIADATEVWKDLEGSLDRLNLSNNVKVAIQHRKDQALKEEHYLANILHPIYRGKKLSEAEINSAMEWLANTNHDIVATVLKLKCESAPFQKYMFADNVVNELKPLDWWKSQSLVLPAKIINLATQLLTASASSAGVERLFSSFGFVHTTVRNRLGTAKAGQLVFLLKVLNKQ from the exons atggcaggtcgtaagagagaccctatttgggttcattttgttgagatgccagcagcagatcttggaaagaaaggtgcaagagcaaagtgcaaatactgtcaaaaggatatccaaggacttgtttgccatTTGAAATCatattatgaaaactgcaaccagaagggaaatgaagatgttgatagtgataCAACTAATGTCAATGAACCCCCACAGCTTCTTATGCACCAGGAGCCTAGTACTA GGTCAAATATGGCTTGTGCTGCACGTGACAATCAATATCTGGGTACAACTTCAACAAAGCAGCCCAAAAAAAAACTTTGCGTGCAAAGTGTAGAAAAATTCATCTTAAAGACTACGACGAGCCAGAAAGAACATTTTGATGAATTAATTGCTAAATTCATATTTGCAACCAATTCTTCTTTCCGACTAGTTGAGCACCCATTGTTTGTACAAATGATCGAAGGAATTAGACCAGGCTACAAACCACCAAGTAGATTTGATATCTCAGGAAAACATCTTCAGGCTGTATACGACATAGAAAGAGCGGCTTGTACAAAATATTTGAAAGACAAGGTTGTTAACATGAGCTTGGATGGTTGGAGCAACATCCACAACGACCCCATAATTTGCACTTGTGTCACAACAGAAGATGGTGAAACTTACCTTACAGACACAATCGACACATCTGGAAATTCACATACTGCTGAATATTTACTTGAAATTGCTAAGAACTCAATTCACCAATGCCAAGAACAGTTTGGATGTAAAGTAAGGAGCTTAGTTACTGATAACGCAAGCAATGTGGCAAAAATGCGAGAGGAACTGGCACATGAGGATGACACAAATGTCATTACATACGGTTGTTCTGCCCATTTGTTGCATCTTTTGGCAAAAGACCTGCATATTTCGGGTGTCAAGGAACATGTTGTAGAAATTGTTAAATATTTCCGCAATAATCATTTTGCACATGCAACCTACAAGGAAATGGGAGGACTGAAGTTGGTTctaccacaagatgttagatggaatacCTTGGCTGACTGCTTGGAACTGTTTATTAacaactggtcaaaattactgtccaTTTGCGAAACACATCGGGATAAAATTGATGCTAATATACGAAGCAAAGTATTAAATCTTGGTGTGAAGAGAAATGCCGAGGACCTTTTGGAAAGGTTAAAGCCAATATCGATTGCGTTGGATAAAATGCAGAAAGATACTGCAACCATAGCTGATGCCACAGAAGTTTGGAAAGATTTAGAAGGTTCTCTAGATCGCTTGAACCTCTCAAACAATGTAAAGGTTGCAATACAGCACCGCAAGGACCAAGCATTAAAAGAAGAACACTATTTAGCCAATATCTTGCATCCCATCTACAGAGGGAAAAAATTATCTGAGGCGGAAATCAACTCTGCAATGGAGTGGCTCGCCAATACTAACCATGACATTGTGGCAACTGTGCTGAAATTGAAGTGTGAATCTGCACCATTTCAAAAATACATGTTTGCAGATAACGTCGTTAATGAACTAAAACCACTGGACTGGTGGAAGTCGCAATCACTTGTTCTTCCAGCAAAGATAATAAATCTAGCTACTCAGCTACTGACTGCATCGGCTTCATCCGCAGGAGTAGAGAGATTGTTTTCTTCATTTGGTTTTGTGCACACAACAGTCCGAAACCGCTTAGGAACTGCTAAAGCAGGACAACTGGTTTTCCTATTAAAAGTCCTAAATAAACAGTAG